One stretch of Haladaptatus sp. R4 DNA includes these proteins:
- the dph5 gene encoding diphthine synthase produces MLTFIGLGLYDERSITVEGREAIADADEVFAEFYTSKLIGADVADLEAFHGTDIEVRDRPGVEQDPEDILDAAESGHAAFLTAGDTMISTTHVDLRLRAEDRGIDTRVIHAPTAESAASGLTGLQNYRFGKATTLPFEYAHGADGLPASVTDVLDDNRERGLHTLVYLDIKVGWNPRKESETEDEYMTANHAAELLADGYDDVLAVVVARAGSPDPLVEADRLSVLAERDFGDPLHLLVVPGDLHHIEADALASLADAPSELLNVV; encoded by the coding sequence ATGCTCACTTTCATCGGTCTCGGCCTGTACGACGAGCGCTCGATTACCGTCGAGGGCCGCGAAGCGATCGCCGACGCGGACGAAGTTTTCGCCGAATTCTACACCAGCAAACTCATCGGCGCTGACGTCGCCGACCTCGAAGCGTTTCACGGGACGGACATCGAAGTTCGTGATCGCCCGGGCGTCGAACAGGATCCCGAGGATATCCTCGACGCCGCCGAATCCGGACACGCCGCCTTTCTCACCGCTGGCGACACCATGATTTCGACGACCCACGTGGACCTCCGCCTGCGTGCCGAAGACCGCGGTATCGACACCCGCGTCATCCACGCGCCGACTGCGGAATCCGCGGCCAGCGGTCTCACCGGTCTCCAGAATTATCGGTTCGGCAAAGCGACCACGCTCCCGTTCGAGTACGCCCACGGCGCGGATGGGCTTCCGGCGAGCGTGACCGACGTGCTCGACGATAACCGAGAACGGGGACTCCATACGCTCGTCTACCTCGACATCAAAGTCGGTTGGAATCCGCGAAAGGAGTCGGAGACCGAAGACGAGTACATGACGGCGAACCACGCGGCCGAGTTGCTCGCCGATGGCTACGACGACGTGCTCGCCGTCGTCGTCGCGCGTGCCGGAAGCCCCGACCCGCTCGTCGAAGCCGATCGACTATCAGTACTCGCGGAGCGCGATTTCGGCGACCCGCTCCACCTGCTCGTCGTCCCCGGCGATCTCCATCACATCGAGGCAGACGCCCTCGCGTCGCTCGCGGACGCGCCGAGCGAA
- the coxB gene encoding cytochrome c oxidase subunit II, with protein sequence MRRRRTGGVRWGTIACLLLTAGITAVEPAAAQSVNKRLIDSLNYQLAYVALPLTLLVELILVYAVFRFRNNDDPQPTAEDKPLEITWTIATAIILLFVGVAAFTVLTNPYITPTQPRSAGTGGGAGGSSLGGASGSGAGMGVADAANTSNAVTVHTLAYQWGWQFQYPGTNVTTHDDLVLPAHTDIYIRMTSADVIHSLFIPQLGVKQDVFPKRTTIIHTRVYKTGTYRGYCTEFCGSGHARMRTKVRVLPKKQYRQWLRNKSKKTASTNGSAATRNASAKTAG encoded by the coding sequence ATGCGACGCCGTCGCACTGGAGGGGTTCGGTGGGGGACGATAGCATGCCTTCTCCTCACCGCCGGAATCACCGCCGTCGAACCAGCGGCCGCACAGTCCGTAAACAAACGACTCATCGATTCGCTGAACTACCAGCTCGCGTACGTAGCGCTGCCACTGACGCTCCTCGTCGAGCTCATTTTGGTGTATGCGGTCTTTCGGTTTCGAAACAACGACGACCCGCAACCGACCGCGGAAGACAAGCCGCTCGAAATCACGTGGACCATCGCTACCGCCATCATCCTGCTGTTCGTCGGTGTCGCCGCGTTCACCGTGTTGACGAACCCGTACATCACGCCGACACAACCGAGGAGCGCAGGGACCGGCGGTGGCGCGGGCGGTTCGAGTCTGGGAGGTGCGAGCGGAAGCGGTGCGGGAATGGGCGTCGCCGACGCCGCGAACACATCGAATGCGGTGACGGTTCACACCCTCGCCTATCAGTGGGGGTGGCAGTTCCAGTATCCAGGGACGAACGTCACGACGCACGACGACCTCGTCCTGCCCGCACACACGGACATCTACATTCGGATGACCTCCGCGGACGTGATCCATTCGCTGTTCATTCCCCAATTAGGGGTCAAACAGGACGTGTTCCCCAAACGAACGACGATCATCCACACGCGCGTCTACAAAACCGGAACGTATCGCGGCTACTGCACCGAGTTCTGCGGGTCGGGACACGCTCGAATGCGGACGAAAGTCCGCGTGCTTCCGAAAAAGCAGTACCGTCAGTGGTTGCGAAACAAGTCGAAAAAGACGGCATCGACGAACGGTTCGGCGGCGACGCGGAACGCGTCGGCCAAAACGGCCGGGTGA